A stretch of the Lolium perenne isolate Kyuss_39 chromosome 3, Kyuss_2.0, whole genome shotgun sequence genome encodes the following:
- the LOC127339259 gene encoding E3 ubiquitin-protein ligase WAV3-like has product MAYNKLHAPPPAPAGVHFQDDEPLPDDEPLGHLPAAQTPAPPATNGGLVLKTECEFPALGRSASYDKFAVLVHAKAPADVARAPLDLVTVLDVSGSMEGQKVELLKKAMCFVIDQLGPDDRLSMVSFSGEAIRLTPLARMTDAGKASAKLAVGYIVVRWTGTNIGEGLRVGAQVLADRRYKNAVASMILLSDGGDTFKPKGPGQDLVPPLFRQAATRPAPIHTFGFGADNDAAAMHAIAEATGGTFSFIENQAAIQDSFAHCIGGLLSVAVQEARITVTCLHRGVRVQEVKSGCYASHVDADGRTASIEMGELYDDEERRFLVLVYVPRARPAESVTRLLKVTCAYRVAATGQAAHAAAPAAIIQRPLELTGGMPPPSMEVERERVRLDATQDIAAARVAADGGQHAGAALILESRLKAVEKSSATGACEALKEELQDLSARVGDRRVYQQTGRARLLAGMSSHAQQRASASSSTAKAPRAYLTPKMEEMVETSRRQSRKRQHPDDQLKQIKLDLSD; this is encoded by the coding sequence ATGGCGTACAATAAGCTGCACGCGCCGCCGCCAGCCCCGGCCGGCGTGCACTTCCAAGACGACGAGCCGTTGCCGGACGACGAGCCGTTGGGGCATCTGCCTGCCGCCCAGACGCCGGCCCCGCCAGCAACCAACGGCGGTCTGGTCCTCAAGACGGAGTGCGAGTTCCCGGCCCTGGGCAGGAGCGCGTCCTATGACAAGTTCGCGGTGCTCGTGCACGCCAAGGCGCCCGCCGACGTGGCGCGCGCGCCGCTCGATCTCGTCACCGTGCTCGACGTCAGCGGCAGCATGGAGGGCCAGAAGGTCGAGCTGCTCAAGAAAGCCATGTGCTTCGTCATCGACCAGCTCGGCCCCGACGACCGCCTGTCCATGGTGTCTTTCTCCGGAGAGGCCATCCGCCTGACCCCTCTCGCGCGAATGACGGACGCAGGGAAGGCGTCAGCGAAGCTCGCCGTGGGGTACATTGTCGTGCGATGGACGGGCACCAACATCGGCGAGGGCCTCCGCGTGGGCGCACAAGTGCTCGCCGACCGCCGGTACAAGAACGCCGTCGCGAGCATGATCCTTCTCTCCGATGGAGGTGACACCTTCAAGCCGAAGGGCCCCGGACAAGACCTAGTGCCGCCTTTGTTCAGGCAGGCCGCCACACGGCCCGCTCCGATCCACACGTTTGGCTTCGGCGCCGACAATGACGCGGCGGCGATGCACGCAATCGCGGAGGCCACGGGCGGGACGTTCTCCTTCATCGAGAACCAGGCGGCTATCCAGGACTCGTTCGCTCATTGCATCGGCGGGCTCCTCTCGGTCGCCGTGCAGGAGGCGCGCATCACCGTCACCTGCCTGCACCGCGGCGTGCGCGTCCAGGAGGTCAAGTCCGGCTGCTACGCTAGCCATGTGGACGCCGATGGCCGCACCGCCTCTATCGAAATGGGCGAGCTGTACGACGACGAGGAAAGGCGCTTCCTGGTGCTCGTCTACGTGCCGAGAGCTCGTCCCGCGGAGTCTGTCACCCGCCTGCTCAAGGTGACCTGCGCTTACCGCGTCGCGGCGACGGGTCAGGCTGCCCACGCGGCCGCGCCGGCCGCGATCATCCAGAGGCCGCTGGAGCTGACGGGCGGCATGCCTCCTCCGTCTATGGAGGTTGAGCGGGAGCGTGTCCGCCTCGATGCGACGCAGGACATCGCGGCGGCACGAGTGGCCGCTGACGGAGGACAGCACGCCGGTGCTGCGCTGATACTCGAATCCCGGCTGAAAGCCGTGGAGAAGTCGTCAGCCACAGGGGCATGTGAGGCGCTGAAGGAGGAGCTGCAAGACCTTAGCGCCCGCGTGGGCGACCGGCGGGTGTACCAGCAGACGGGGCGGGCGCGCCTGCTCGCTGGCATGAGCTCGCACGCGCAGCAGCGCGCCTCGGCATCATCGTCCACCGCCAAGGCTCCTCGGGCGTACCTCACTCCCAAGATGGAGGAGATGGTGGAGACGTCGCGTCGGCAAAGCAGGAAGCGCCAGCACCCAGACGATCAGCTTAAACAGATCAAGCTAGATCTCAGTGATTAA